In Planctomicrobium piriforme, a single genomic region encodes these proteins:
- the fae gene encoding formaldehyde-activating enzyme encodes MAKKKAAKAARKLGRERIVLRTGEALVEAEPSWSAAEPEVVIGELDGPVGFSIANLIGNQVKGHTKVFAILNSDVQVRPATVMVSKVTVDNVKYTNILMGTVQAAIAHGVLDAVRAGDIPKSKANDLGIIVSVWLDPSVTEVEIDHNILFATNREATAKAIGKAMRNEPSIDWLLANQNKVEHYFHQLGLEGQL; translated from the coding sequence ATGGCGAAGAAAAAAGCGGCGAAGGCAGCGAGGAAGCTCGGGCGCGAGCGGATTGTGTTGCGAACCGGCGAGGCGCTGGTGGAAGCCGAGCCGAGCTGGTCAGCGGCGGAGCCGGAGGTCGTCATTGGGGAACTCGATGGGCCTGTGGGGTTTTCGATTGCCAACCTAATCGGAAATCAAGTGAAAGGGCACACCAAGGTCTTCGCCATTCTCAACAGCGACGTCCAGGTGCGGCCGGCGACGGTCATGGTCAGCAAGGTCACCGTCGACAACGTGAAATACACCAACATCCTGATGGGGACCGTGCAGGCGGCCATCGCACACGGCGTGCTCGACGCGGTCCGGGCGGGGGACATTCCCAAGTCCAAAGCGAACGATCTGGGGATTATCGTCTCGGTGTGGCTCGACCCGAGCGTGACGGAAGTAGAGATCGACCACAACATTCTGTTCGCGACCAACCGCGAAGCGACCGCCAAGGCAATTGGCAAAGCGATGCGAAACGAACCGAGCATCGACTGGCTGCTGGCGAACCAGAACAAGGTAGAACACTACTTCCACCAGTTGGGACTGGAAGGGCAGCTTTGA
- a CDS encoding carboxypeptidase regulatory-like domain-containing protein, whose amino-acid sequence MAGKVTLDGTPLAAGMIQFMSAPGAKHSLVSGTSIKDGSYKLPPSGGLPPGSYSVTISSSPPPPPPPSDPNEAMKAAAEMKPAKELIPEKYNLKTELTVEVKKSGETEANFELKSGS is encoded by the coding sequence GTGGCTGGGAAAGTCACTTTAGACGGCACTCCCCTCGCCGCCGGGATGATCCAGTTCATGTCGGCCCCAGGCGCAAAGCATTCGCTGGTCTCCGGGACTTCCATCAAAGACGGAAGTTACAAGCTGCCTCCATCCGGAGGGCTACCGCCAGGCAGCTATAGCGTGACGATCTCGTCATCGCCTCCGCCGCCTCCGCCGCCGAGCGATCCGAATGAAGCAATGAAAGCCGCCGCTGAAATGAAGCCGGCCAAAGAACTCATTCCAGAGAAGTACAACCTGAAAACCGAACTCACGGTCGAAGTCAAGAAGTCTGGCGAGACCGAAGCCAACTTCGAGTTGAAGTCTGGCTCGTGA
- a CDS encoding DUF1559 domain-containing protein, with protein MHRPRKSGFTLIELLVVIAIIAILIALLLPAVQQAREAARRSQCKNNLKQIGLAMHNYHDVANFLPIASMTGTGTTSSTGGQSGYVWMRYIMPYMDQTALYNSWNEGLIYTDNATRTNGLTNYDILKTTVVGLLCPSDIRFKAWNNVLNYNYGVNLGNTFIDNASFAGTPAVTAQGGSFKYGGGATGVCYNLRDIIDGTSNTLMVSEFKAGQVANDIRGLIWYQPNVGFSTFTGPNSTVGDWIGGTWCTAAANTTTMPCALTAPAGVTNVYLASRSQHAGGVQTLMCDGAVRFFSNSIDINTWRSLSSRAGGEIVGEF; from the coding sequence ATGCATCGTCCCCGAAAGTCTGGCTTTACCTTGATTGAATTGCTGGTGGTGATTGCCATCATCGCGATTCTGATTGCCCTGCTGCTGCCTGCCGTGCAACAGGCCCGCGAGGCGGCTCGTCGGAGCCAGTGCAAAAACAATCTCAAGCAGATTGGCCTGGCGATGCACAATTATCACGACGTGGCGAATTTCCTCCCGATTGCCTCAATGACTGGAACAGGCACCACCAGTTCAACTGGCGGCCAGAGCGGTTACGTCTGGATGCGGTACATCATGCCGTACATGGATCAGACCGCGCTCTACAATTCATGGAACGAAGGGCTGATTTATACGGACAATGCGACTCGCACGAATGGCCTGACCAACTACGACATCCTGAAAACGACGGTCGTCGGCCTGCTGTGCCCGAGCGACATCCGCTTCAAGGCCTGGAATAACGTGCTGAATTACAACTATGGCGTGAACCTGGGGAACACCTTCATTGACAACGCCAGCTTCGCAGGAACACCCGCAGTCACCGCCCAGGGCGGTTCATTCAAGTACGGAGGCGGGGCAACCGGGGTTTGCTATAACCTGCGAGACATCATCGACGGGACCAGCAATACGCTGATGGTCTCTGAATTCAAGGCCGGCCAGGTGGCGAACGACATTCGCGGATTGATCTGGTATCAGCCCAACGTCGGTTTCTCGACGTTTACTGGTCCGAACTCGACTGTGGGAGACTGGATCGGCGGCACTTGGTGTACAGCGGCTGCGAATACGACCACGATGCCTTGTGCTCTGACGGCGCCGGCCGGCGTCACCAACGTGTATCTCGCCTCACGCAGCCAGCATGCAGGCGGCGTGCAGACGCTGATGTGCGACGGCGCGGTGCGATTTTTCAGCAACAGCATCGACATCAACACCTGGCGTTCGTTGAGCTCACGGGCCGGCGGTGAAATCGTCGGCGAGTTCTAA
- a CDS encoding NAD-dependent epimerase/dehydratase family protein: MRVLVTGGAGFIGSHIVDALLQGGHSVAVIDDLSSGEQANVPAQAKFFQVDVRDQAGVAAAVQSFKPEAVCHQAAQMSVSRSVREPHFDADVNILGLINVVSAAAEAGAKRVVFASSGGVLYGEATKPAPEETPANPISPYGISKWAGEQYLKFFNREHGLNCIALRYSNVYGERQNPHGEAGVVAIFCTRMFKGEVSRVNGDGKYVRDYVHVSDVVRANVAAIQSDVPGFEPINVGTGIGTDVNELAGELLTLCRAELKRRGINRAIPELEHGPARAGDLRSNLVANEKAQRLLKWSPRVPFTEGLEKTVGWFADRLLS; encoded by the coding sequence ATGCGCGTTCTGGTGACTGGCGGAGCAGGTTTTATCGGCAGCCATATTGTGGACGCCCTTCTCCAGGGAGGACACTCCGTCGCGGTGATCGACGACCTGTCGTCCGGTGAACAGGCAAACGTGCCTGCCCAGGCAAAGTTCTTTCAGGTGGATGTTCGCGACCAGGCCGGTGTGGCGGCGGCGGTGCAGTCGTTCAAACCCGAGGCGGTCTGCCATCAGGCGGCGCAGATGTCGGTGAGCCGTTCGGTCCGTGAGCCGCATTTCGACGCCGACGTGAACATTCTGGGACTGATTAACGTCGTCTCCGCCGCAGCAGAAGCGGGAGCGAAACGAGTCGTCTTCGCATCCTCAGGCGGCGTGCTCTACGGCGAAGCCACCAAGCCCGCCCCGGAAGAAACGCCAGCCAATCCGATTTCGCCCTACGGCATCAGCAAGTGGGCCGGCGAGCAGTACCTGAAGTTCTTCAACCGCGAGCATGGCCTCAACTGCATTGCCCTGCGTTATTCCAACGTCTACGGCGAACGACAGAACCCGCACGGCGAAGCGGGCGTCGTCGCCATCTTCTGCACCCGCATGTTCAAAGGGGAGGTCTCCCGCGTGAACGGCGACGGGAAGTATGTCCGTGACTATGTGCATGTCTCGGATGTGGTGAGGGCCAACGTCGCGGCGATTCAGTCTGACGTGCCTGGCTTTGAGCCGATCAACGTCGGCACCGGCATCGGCACCGACGTGAACGAACTCGCCGGCGAACTCCTCACGCTCTGTCGGGCAGAACTCAAGCGCCGCGGTATCAATCGGGCAATCCCGGAACTCGAACATGGCCCGGCCCGCGCCGGAGACTTGCGATCGAATCTGGTCGCTAACGAGAAAGCGCAGCGGCTGCTGAAATGGTCTCCGCGCGTGCCGTTCACCGAGGGGCTGGAGAAAACCGTCGGCTGGTTTGCGGATCGTCTGCTCTCCTGA